The nucleotide window CCATGAGGTGTCCCTTCTGTCGGCCCGATGAGAGTGCCGTGCTGTACTATGATGAAGAGATTAGGATACTGCTCGACTCGTATCCCGCGAACAGGGGGCACGTCCTGGTAGTCCCGGCGAGGCACGTCGAGAGATGGGAAGAACTCGAGCCCGGGGAGAAGATGGCTCTCCTCCATGGTGTTGAATTGACCATGGGAAAGCTTAAGGAAGTCCTCGCGCCGGACGGCTTCAACGTGGGTATAAACCTCGGGGATGCCGCGGGTCAGACGGTGAAGCACCTCCACGTCCACGTCATTCCCCGCTATAAGGGGGACTGCGGGAGGCCCAGGGGAGGGGTTAGGAAGGCTGTGCTGGATGTGGAGGACGAGAACCTGAACATGCGGGAAAGGTGGCTCAAAAACCGGTTTGGGGAGGATGAAGTAAAAATGTTAAAGGAGGCGTTTGCTCAGAACGAGAAGAGCGATGAGTGAACGTAGGACTCCTCCTTTTCGGGTTCCTGTCTCTTCCCAAGCGCCAGTGCCGTGTGGAGGAGCTCCCTGAAGCCGCTGTCGCAGTAGATGAGGAGCAGGAACTCGCCAT belongs to Palaeococcus ferrophilus DSM 13482 and includes:
- a CDS encoding HIT family protein, whose protein sequence is MRCPFCRPDESAVLYYDEEIRILLDSYPANRGHVLVVPARHVERWEELEPGEKMALLHGVELTMGKLKEVLAPDGFNVGINLGDAAGQTVKHLHVHVIPRYKGDCGRPRGGVRKAVLDVEDENLNMRERWLKNRFGEDEVKMLKEAFAQNEKSDE